The following DNA comes from Papaver somniferum cultivar HN1 chromosome 4, ASM357369v1, whole genome shotgun sequence.
agctagtcatgtgagttctattattcagaataccactactcctaagtataaagacccagggtcccctaccattgcttgtacaataggtaagtaccgtgttgagaaagcgttgcttgacttaggagccagtgtgaacttactgccataccatgtgtaccttaagctaggacttggtgagatgaaacctacacagatgacacttcagttagctgataggtccgttaaaattcctcgtggtgtgatcgaggatgttctcatagaggtcgacaagtttatatccggtggattttgttatcctagatacccaacctatccctgacccagagaaccaaataccagtgattttaggtcgcccgtttttagctacatccaatgcgatcattaactgtcgaaatggtattatgaatttgtcttttggtaatatgactattgagctgaacatttttaatattagtaagctaccctctgaactagatgactcgaatatagaagaggtgaacatgataggaacattagtcgaggagtcattaccaaacactttgttagaagatccattagagaaatgcctagctcactttgggattgattttgatgatgataaggtgattaatgaggtgaatgctttgttagattcaacccctttgttagatactagtaatggatggaaacctaagttcgaaccactaccagtttctaagtctaccctagttccttctttagaagagcctcctaagttggacctaaaaccattgccagataccctgaagtatgtgtttttaggcccgtctgagactttacctgtgattgtttcttccgacttggatagagatcaggaaagtaggctagtaaccgtccttcaaaacaacaaggaagctttagggtggaccatagcagacattaagggtataagtcctactgtttgtatgcatcagatctatttagaggaagacaccaaaccttctagggagatgcaacgtcgactaaaccccaatatgaaagaagtagttcgaactgaggttcttaagctattagatgcaggcattatctaccctatttcagacagtaagtgggtcagccccgttcaggttgttcccaagaaatctggtattactgtagtccagaatgataacaatgagttaatcccgacccgagtgaccacgggttggcgtgtttgtattgactataggaaattgaacaaggtcactaggaaggaccactttccccttcccttcatcgaccagatgctagagagattagctggacatagtcactactgctttttagatggctactctggatataatcagatcgttatttccccagaagaccaggagaaaaccacttttacctgtccctttggtacctttgcgtatagacgcatgcctttcgggctatgtaatgcccctgcgacttttcagcgttgcatgatgcatattttctgacatggtagaacggttcttagaggtctttatggatgatttttcagtgtttggttcgtctttcgatgagtgcttgcatcatttgtcattagttttgacttggtgtaggaagaagaatttagtgcttaattgggagaaatgtcactttatggttcgttcaggaattgttctagggcatattgtatcttcaaagggtatagaggtagatagagccaaagttgaccttattaaaactttaccggtcccaaaaaccgtaagagatattaggtcattcttagggcatgctggtttttatcgtcgtttcattaaggattttagcttgatgtctagacctctttgcaatttgcttgcaaaagatgttaagtttgtctttgatgatgcttgtttagaggcttttgagaagcttaagtcattactcactaccgcccccatagtccaggcacccaactggaacctaccctttgagatcatgtgtgatgcttcagattatgctattggtgttgtgctaggtcagcgagaaaataagttacttcatgtgatttactatgctagcaaaactctgaatgatgcccagttgaactataccactaccgagaaggaactattagccattgtgtttgccttagacaagtttagaccctatctcttaggttctaagatcatcatatatactgatcatgctgctttaaaatcttttgtctaagaaggatactaaacctagattgattaggtggattctgttgttgcaagagttttctccagacattagagacaaaagggtgccgaaaatgttgtagcagatcacttgtctaggctagttgttagttccccagatgattcccttcctataagggatagctttcctgatgaacaattgttctttgttacccaattaccttggtatgcgaatatagtgaactatcttgttactggtcgaatgccccaacattggggtaaacaagatcgttctagatttttagccgaggttaagcacttcttttgggatgatccttatttgtttaagtattgtccagaccagattattaggagatgtatacctgagagtgaccagtccagtattatttccttttgtcatgatcatgcttgtgggggtcactttagtgctaagaagactgctgctaagatattgcagtgtggattctattggccttcgttgtttaaagactcccatagttactgtgttacttgtgaacgttgccagaaattaggaaccatttcccgtaggaacatgatgcccttgaacccgattctgattgttgaggtctttgatgtgtggggtattgactttatgggtccgttccctaattcttttggtaacctatacatccttgtcgctgtagactatgtctctaagtggattgaagcggttgcgtgtaaaaccaatgaccatagggttgtgatagagttcttgaaagaaaatatacttacacgttttggtacaccgcgagctataattagtgatggagggtcgcacttttgtaatggaccttttaggcttttaatgaagaaatatggtattactcataaggtagctaccccgtatca
Coding sequences within:
- the LOC113274520 gene encoding uncharacterized protein LOC113274520; the protein is PNMKEVVRTEVLKLLDAGIIYPISDSKWVSPFVFDDACLEAFEKLKSLLTTAPIVQAPNWNLPFEIMCDASDYAIGVVLGQRENKLLHVIYYASKTLNDAQQKGAENVVADHLSRLVVSSPDDSLPIRDSFPDEQLFFVTQLPWYANIVNYLVTGRMPQHWGKQDRSRFLAEVKHFFWDDPYLFKYCPDQIIRRCIPESDQSSIISFCHDHAFAVDYVSKWIEAVACKTNDHRVVIEFLKENILTRFGTPRAIISDGGSHFCNGPFRLLMKKYGITHKVATPYHPQTS